A genomic window from Myotis daubentonii chromosome 4, mMyoDau2.1, whole genome shotgun sequence includes:
- the CHTF18 gene encoding chromosome transmission fidelity protein 18 homolog isoform X1: MAERRRTRRLFIGGAGTRGAGAARRCSAGASEPAATPAGSAGPRGHGGLRAGAARRRGRLPQPVCGRARGAGGAGRARGPVTLQGQGPADVRGGPCWRGRCGALFSRGTRREPQGCQEEAAGRRRREGRTPPRLCVSPAPGVKRPRLEAVKRLNFGQDEMEEPPLPDSPPRDITPPPSPEVPAELWGEGTVDPGADLGLKGAPPAPRNPVLRRPPVLEDYVNVTSTGGDRAFLVLRADPGGTGVQSPSLGTQWRGRGRLDLLGVPFASLKEQVDSERRQRLLEEAQRLSETLHSLRTEEMEEETPEEVPANRQEDSQHSLWVDEFAPRHYTELLSDDFTNRCLLKWLKLWDLVVFGRERPARKPRPSVEPARIGKEATASSKWKSHDQVLEEMLEAELDLSRRPRQKVALLCGPPGLGKTTLAHVIARHAGYCVVEMNASDDRSPEAFRTHIEAATQMESVLGIGGKPNCLVIDEIDGAPTAAINVLLSIIDRKGPKEAEPGGRATVAGEGRRPRAEGGLLMRPVICICNDQFAPSLRQLRQQAFLLHFPPILPSRLTQRLQEISLRQGLQVDPGALAALCEKTDNDIRACINTLQFLHGRGQRELSVQAVRTTHVGLKDQRKGLFSVWQEVFQLPRAQRRRVGQDPTLPTHTLLLGDGLPGLGHRAAEAPLTMAAQRFYHILHMAASSGEHEKVVQGLFDNFLRLRLRDSSLGTVCTALDWLAFEDMLGQAAHHSQSFQLLRYQPFLLVAFHLLFAFSHVPRIAFPSSQQEAQNRTSQVQNLIQTLVSGIAPATRNQTAPQALVLDTLCLLLDILVPKLRPVSTQLYSTREKLQLSSLVGTMLAYSLTYRQERTPDGQYVYRLEPNLEEVCRFPELPARKPLTYQAKQLIAREIEMEKMRRAEALARDGDSPQVDGSPPKAKGPQGAAGGKGAQPPTARSHEQRLERILKRAALEDQTERDFFGRVVIRRAAALSAENTAPETDAVEQRMGTAVGRSDVWFRFKEGVSNAVRRNLHIRDLL; this comes from the exons ATGGCTGAGCGCCGCAGGACACGCCGACTGTTCATTGGCGGCGCCGGGACGCGGGGGGCGGGAGCGGCGCGCCGCTGTAGCGCGGGAGCTTCGGAGCCGGCGGCGACTCCGGCGGGCTCGGCGGGCCCGCGTGGCCATGGAGGACTACGAGCGGGAGCTGCACGGCGTCGAGGACGACTTCCACAGCCAGTTTGCGGACGAGCTCGAGGTGCTGGCGGAGCTGGAAG GGCCCGAGGCCCGGTCACCCTGCAGGGACAGGGTCCGGCCGACGTTCGAGGAGGCCCTTGCTGGAGGGGACGCTGCGGCGCCCTGTTCTCCAGGGGGACCCGCAGGGAACCGCAGGGGtgccaggaggaggcagctggccgcCGACGCAGAGAGGGACGGACTCCTCCTCG ACTGTGTGTTTCCCCAGCTCCCGGGGTCAAGCGGCCCAGGCTGGAGGCGGTCAAGAGGCTGAACTTCGGGCAGGATGAGATGGAAGAGCCGCCGCTTCCCGACTCCCCTCCTCGGGACATCACCCCCCCACCGAGTCCTGAGGTCCCCGCTGAGCTGTGGGGCGAGGG GACTGTGGACCCTGGTGCGGACCTGGGACTCAAAGGGGCCCCGCCAGCCCCTCGCAATCCGGTCCTGAGGCGACCCCCTGTCCTGGAGGACTACGTCAACGTGACCTCCACGGGCGGTGACCGGGCCTTTCTGGTGCTCCGGGCGGACCCCGGGGGCACGGGGGTGCAG aGCCCTTCCTTGGGCACCCAGTGGCGTGGACGTGGCCGCCTGGACCTGCTGGGTGTGCCTTTCGCTTCTCTGAAGGAGCAGGTTGACAGTGAG CGGCGGCAGCGATTGCTCGAAGAGGCCCAGCGGCTCTCAGAGACACTGCACAG CCTCAGGACAGAGGAGATGGAAGAGGAGACCCCTGAGGAGGTGCCGGCTAACCGCCAAGAAGACTCCCAGCACAGCCTCTGGGTGGATGAATTTGCGCCCCGGCACTACACGGAGCTGCTCAGTGACGAT TTCACCAACCGCTGCCTCCTCAAGTGGCTGAAGCTGTGGGACCTGGTGGTGTTCGGCCGAGAGAGGCCggcccggaagcccaggcccagTGTGGAGCCGGCCCGGATTGGCAAGGAGGCCACAGCTTCCAGCAAGTGGAAGAGCCACGACCAGGTGTTGGAGGAGATGCTCGAGGCTGAGCTAGACCTGAGCCGGCGGCCCCGGCAGAAA GTAGCGTTGCTATGTGGACCCCCTGGGCTGGGCAAGACCACTCTGGCCCACGTGATCGCAAGGCATGCTGGGTACTGTGTGGTGGAAATGAATGCAAG TGACGACCGCAGTCCTGAGGCCTTCCGCACGCACATTGAGGCGGCCACGCAGATGGAGTCGGTGCTGGGCATTGGCGGGAAGCCCAACTGCCTGGTTATCGATGAGATCGATGGGGCCCCCACG GCTGCCATCAACGTGCTCCTCAGCATCATTGACCGCAAGGGCCCGAAGGAGGCAGAGCCGGGGGGCCGGGCCACGGTGGCGGGTGAGGGGCGGCGGCCGCGGGCAGAGGGGGGTCTCTTGATGAGGCCAGTCATCTGCATCTGTAATGACCA GTTCGCGCCCTCTCTGCGGCAGCTGAGGCAGCAGGCTTTCCTGCTCCACTTTCCACCTATACTGCCCTCCAGGCTCACACAGCGGCTGCAGGAG ATCTCCCTCCGGCAGGGCCTGCAGGTCGACCCAGGTGCCCTAGCAGCCCTCTGTGAGAAGACAGACAATGATATCCGAGCCTGCATCAACACCCTGCAG TTCCTGCACGGGCGAGGCCAGCGGGAGCTGAGTGTTCAGGCTGTGCGGACCACGCACGTCGGCCTCAAGGACCAGCGCAAGGGGCTCTTCTCTGTGTGGCAGGAGGTCTTCCAGCTGCCCCGGGCCCAGAG GCGACGTGTGGGCCAGGACCCAACTCTGCCCACCCACACACTCCTGCTGGGCGATGGGCTCCCGGGGTTGGGGCACCGGGCTGCCGAGGCACCCCTGACCATGGCTGCACAGCGGTTCTACCATATCCTGCACATGGCTGCCTCCTCGGGCGAGCATGAGAAGGTCGTCCAG GGCCTGTTTGACAACTTCCTGCGCCTGCGGCTGCGGGACTCCAGCCTGGGCACCGTGTGTACGGCCCTCGACTGGCTAGCCTTTGAGGACATGCTGGGCCAGGCCGCCCACCACAGCCAGAGCTTCCAGTTGCTGCGCTACCAGCCCTTCCTGCTTGTGGCCTTCCACTTGCTGTTCGCCTTCAGCCATGTGCCAAGGATCGCCTTCCCAAGTAGCCAGCAGGAG gcccagaACCGGACAAGTCAGGTGCAGAACCTGATCCAGACACTGGTGTCAGGTATTGCTCCGGCCACTCGCAACCAAACAGCGCCCCAGGCCCTCGTCCTGGACACCCTCTGCCTGCTCCTGGACATCCTCGTGCCTAAGCTTCGCCCT GTGAGCACGCAGCTGTACAGCACGCGTGAGAAGCTCCAGTTGAGCAGCCTAGTGGGCACCATGCTTGCCTACAGCCTAACCTACCGCCAGGAGCGCACGCCTGACGGGCAGTATGTCTACAGGCTGGAGCC GAACTTGGAGGAGGTCTGCCGCTTCCCTGAACTGCCTGCCCGAAAGCCCCTCACCTACCAGGCCAAGCAGCTTATTGCCCGTGAGATTGAAATGGAGAAGATGCGGCGGGCAGAGGCCTTGGCCCGAGATGGGGACAGCCCCCAG GTGGATGGCAGTCCCCCCAAGGCCAAGGGCCCGCAGGGGGCTGCTGGGGGGAAAGGGGCACAGCCACCCACCGCACGCAGCCACGAGCAGCGGCTGGAGCGCATCCTGAAGAGAGCAGCCCTGGAGGACCAG ACCGAGAGAGATTTCTTCGGCCGTGTGGTCATCAGGAGAGCAGCAGCCCTGAGCGCAG AGAACACAGCCCCTGAGACGGACGCGGTCGAGCAGCGCATGGGCACTGCGGTGGGCAGGAGCGACGTCTGGTTCCGCTTCAAGGAGGGCGTCTCCAACGCTGTGCGACGCAACCTGCACATCAGGGACCTGCTGTAG
- the GNG13 gene encoding guanine nucleotide-binding protein G(I)/G(S)/G(O) subunit gamma-13 encodes MEEWDVPQMKKEVESLKYQLAFKREMSSKSIPELLKWIEEGIPKDPFLNPDLMKNNPWVEKGKCAIL; translated from the exons ATGGAGGAGTGGGACGTGCCCCAGATGAAGAAGGAGGTTGAGAGCCTCAAGTACCAGCTGGCCTTCAAAAGGGAGATGTCATCCAAGAGCATCCCTGA GCTCCTCAAGTGGATCGAGGAGGGGATCCCCAAAGACCCcttcctgaaccctgacctcaTGAAGAACAACCCGTGGGTGGAGAAGGGCAAGTGTGCCATCCTGTGA
- the CHTF18 gene encoding chromosome transmission fidelity protein 18 homolog isoform X2: MEDYERELHGVEDDFHSQFADELEVLAELEGPEARSPCRDRVRPTFEEALAGGDAAAPCSPGGPAGNRRGARRRQLAADAERDGLLLAPGVKRPRLEAVKRLNFGQDEMEEPPLPDSPPRDITPPPSPEVPAELWGEGTVDPGADLGLKGAPPAPRNPVLRRPPVLEDYVNVTSTGGDRAFLVLRADPGGTGVQSPSLGTQWRGRGRLDLLGVPFASLKEQVDSERRQRLLEEAQRLSETLHSLRTEEMEEETPEEVPANRQEDSQHSLWVDEFAPRHYTELLSDDFTNRCLLKWLKLWDLVVFGRERPARKPRPSVEPARIGKEATASSKWKSHDQVLEEMLEAELDLSRRPRQKVALLCGPPGLGKTTLAHVIARHAGYCVVEMNASDDRSPEAFRTHIEAATQMESVLGIGGKPNCLVIDEIDGAPTAAINVLLSIIDRKGPKEAEPGGRATVAGEGRRPRAEGGLLMRPVICICNDQFAPSLRQLRQQAFLLHFPPILPSRLTQRLQEISLRQGLQVDPGALAALCEKTDNDIRACINTLQFLHGRGQRELSVQAVRTTHVGLKDQRKGLFSVWQEVFQLPRAQRRRVGQDPTLPTHTLLLGDGLPGLGHRAAEAPLTMAAQRFYHILHMAASSGEHEKVVQGLFDNFLRLRLRDSSLGTVCTALDWLAFEDMLGQAAHHSQSFQLLRYQPFLLVAFHLLFAFSHVPRIAFPSSQQEAQNRTSQVQNLIQTLVSGIAPATRNQTAPQALVLDTLCLLLDILVPKLRPVSTQLYSTREKLQLSSLVGTMLAYSLTYRQERTPDGQYVYRLEPNLEEVCRFPELPARKPLTYQAKQLIAREIEMEKMRRAEALARDGDSPQVDGSPPKAKGPQGAAGGKGAQPPTARSHEQRLERILKRAALEDQTERDFFGRVVIRRAAALSAENTAPETDAVEQRMGTAVGRSDVWFRFKEGVSNAVRRNLHIRDLL, encoded by the exons ATGGAGGACTACGAGCGGGAGCTGCACGGCGTCGAGGACGACTTCCACAGCCAGTTTGCGGACGAGCTCGAGGTGCTGGCGGAGCTGGAAG GGCCCGAGGCCCGGTCACCCTGCAGGGACAGGGTCCGGCCGACGTTCGAGGAGGCCCTTGCTGGAGGGGACGCTGCGGCGCCCTGTTCTCCAGGGGGACCCGCAGGGAACCGCAGGGGtgccaggaggaggcagctggccgcCGACGCAGAGAGGGACGGACTCCTCCTCG CTCCCGGGGTCAAGCGGCCCAGGCTGGAGGCGGTCAAGAGGCTGAACTTCGGGCAGGATGAGATGGAAGAGCCGCCGCTTCCCGACTCCCCTCCTCGGGACATCACCCCCCCACCGAGTCCTGAGGTCCCCGCTGAGCTGTGGGGCGAGGG GACTGTGGACCCTGGTGCGGACCTGGGACTCAAAGGGGCCCCGCCAGCCCCTCGCAATCCGGTCCTGAGGCGACCCCCTGTCCTGGAGGACTACGTCAACGTGACCTCCACGGGCGGTGACCGGGCCTTTCTGGTGCTCCGGGCGGACCCCGGGGGCACGGGGGTGCAG aGCCCTTCCTTGGGCACCCAGTGGCGTGGACGTGGCCGCCTGGACCTGCTGGGTGTGCCTTTCGCTTCTCTGAAGGAGCAGGTTGACAGTGAG CGGCGGCAGCGATTGCTCGAAGAGGCCCAGCGGCTCTCAGAGACACTGCACAG CCTCAGGACAGAGGAGATGGAAGAGGAGACCCCTGAGGAGGTGCCGGCTAACCGCCAAGAAGACTCCCAGCACAGCCTCTGGGTGGATGAATTTGCGCCCCGGCACTACACGGAGCTGCTCAGTGACGAT TTCACCAACCGCTGCCTCCTCAAGTGGCTGAAGCTGTGGGACCTGGTGGTGTTCGGCCGAGAGAGGCCggcccggaagcccaggcccagTGTGGAGCCGGCCCGGATTGGCAAGGAGGCCACAGCTTCCAGCAAGTGGAAGAGCCACGACCAGGTGTTGGAGGAGATGCTCGAGGCTGAGCTAGACCTGAGCCGGCGGCCCCGGCAGAAA GTAGCGTTGCTATGTGGACCCCCTGGGCTGGGCAAGACCACTCTGGCCCACGTGATCGCAAGGCATGCTGGGTACTGTGTGGTGGAAATGAATGCAAG TGACGACCGCAGTCCTGAGGCCTTCCGCACGCACATTGAGGCGGCCACGCAGATGGAGTCGGTGCTGGGCATTGGCGGGAAGCCCAACTGCCTGGTTATCGATGAGATCGATGGGGCCCCCACG GCTGCCATCAACGTGCTCCTCAGCATCATTGACCGCAAGGGCCCGAAGGAGGCAGAGCCGGGGGGCCGGGCCACGGTGGCGGGTGAGGGGCGGCGGCCGCGGGCAGAGGGGGGTCTCTTGATGAGGCCAGTCATCTGCATCTGTAATGACCA GTTCGCGCCCTCTCTGCGGCAGCTGAGGCAGCAGGCTTTCCTGCTCCACTTTCCACCTATACTGCCCTCCAGGCTCACACAGCGGCTGCAGGAG ATCTCCCTCCGGCAGGGCCTGCAGGTCGACCCAGGTGCCCTAGCAGCCCTCTGTGAGAAGACAGACAATGATATCCGAGCCTGCATCAACACCCTGCAG TTCCTGCACGGGCGAGGCCAGCGGGAGCTGAGTGTTCAGGCTGTGCGGACCACGCACGTCGGCCTCAAGGACCAGCGCAAGGGGCTCTTCTCTGTGTGGCAGGAGGTCTTCCAGCTGCCCCGGGCCCAGAG GCGACGTGTGGGCCAGGACCCAACTCTGCCCACCCACACACTCCTGCTGGGCGATGGGCTCCCGGGGTTGGGGCACCGGGCTGCCGAGGCACCCCTGACCATGGCTGCACAGCGGTTCTACCATATCCTGCACATGGCTGCCTCCTCGGGCGAGCATGAGAAGGTCGTCCAG GGCCTGTTTGACAACTTCCTGCGCCTGCGGCTGCGGGACTCCAGCCTGGGCACCGTGTGTACGGCCCTCGACTGGCTAGCCTTTGAGGACATGCTGGGCCAGGCCGCCCACCACAGCCAGAGCTTCCAGTTGCTGCGCTACCAGCCCTTCCTGCTTGTGGCCTTCCACTTGCTGTTCGCCTTCAGCCATGTGCCAAGGATCGCCTTCCCAAGTAGCCAGCAGGAG gcccagaACCGGACAAGTCAGGTGCAGAACCTGATCCAGACACTGGTGTCAGGTATTGCTCCGGCCACTCGCAACCAAACAGCGCCCCAGGCCCTCGTCCTGGACACCCTCTGCCTGCTCCTGGACATCCTCGTGCCTAAGCTTCGCCCT GTGAGCACGCAGCTGTACAGCACGCGTGAGAAGCTCCAGTTGAGCAGCCTAGTGGGCACCATGCTTGCCTACAGCCTAACCTACCGCCAGGAGCGCACGCCTGACGGGCAGTATGTCTACAGGCTGGAGCC GAACTTGGAGGAGGTCTGCCGCTTCCCTGAACTGCCTGCCCGAAAGCCCCTCACCTACCAGGCCAAGCAGCTTATTGCCCGTGAGATTGAAATGGAGAAGATGCGGCGGGCAGAGGCCTTGGCCCGAGATGGGGACAGCCCCCAG GTGGATGGCAGTCCCCCCAAGGCCAAGGGCCCGCAGGGGGCTGCTGGGGGGAAAGGGGCACAGCCACCCACCGCACGCAGCCACGAGCAGCGGCTGGAGCGCATCCTGAAGAGAGCAGCCCTGGAGGACCAG ACCGAGAGAGATTTCTTCGGCCGTGTGGTCATCAGGAGAGCAGCAGCCCTGAGCGCAG AGAACACAGCCCCTGAGACGGACGCGGTCGAGCAGCGCATGGGCACTGCGGTGGGCAGGAGCGACGTCTGGTTCCGCTTCAAGGAGGGCGTCTCCAACGCTGTGCGACGCAACCTGCACATCAGGGACCTGCTGTAG
- the CHTF18 gene encoding chromosome transmission fidelity protein 18 homolog isoform X3 — protein MRWKSRRFPTPLLGTSPPHRVLRTVDPGADLGLKGAPPAPRNPVLRRPPVLEDYVNVTSTGGDRAFLVLRADPGGTGVQSPSLGTQWRGRGRLDLLGVPFASLKEQVDSERRQRLLEEAQRLSETLHSLRTEEMEEETPEEVPANRQEDSQHSLWVDEFAPRHYTELLSDDFTNRCLLKWLKLWDLVVFGRERPARKPRPSVEPARIGKEATASSKWKSHDQVLEEMLEAELDLSRRPRQKVALLCGPPGLGKTTLAHVIARHAGYCVVEMNASDDRSPEAFRTHIEAATQMESVLGIGGKPNCLVIDEIDGAPTAAINVLLSIIDRKGPKEAEPGGRATVAGEGRRPRAEGGLLMRPVICICNDQFAPSLRQLRQQAFLLHFPPILPSRLTQRLQEISLRQGLQVDPGALAALCEKTDNDIRACINTLQFLHGRGQRELSVQAVRTTHVGLKDQRKGLFSVWQEVFQLPRAQRRRVGQDPTLPTHTLLLGDGLPGLGHRAAEAPLTMAAQRFYHILHMAASSGEHEKVVQGLFDNFLRLRLRDSSLGTVCTALDWLAFEDMLGQAAHHSQSFQLLRYQPFLLVAFHLLFAFSHVPRIAFPSSQQEAQNRTSQVQNLIQTLVSGIAPATRNQTAPQALVLDTLCLLLDILVPKLRPVSTQLYSTREKLQLSSLVGTMLAYSLTYRQERTPDGQYVYRLEPNLEEVCRFPELPARKPLTYQAKQLIAREIEMEKMRRAEALARDGDSPQVDGSPPKAKGPQGAAGGKGAQPPTARSHEQRLERILKRAALEDQTERDFFGRVVIRRAAALSAENTAPETDAVEQRMGTAVGRSDVWFRFKEGVSNAVRRNLHIRDLL, from the exons ATGAGATGGAAGAGCCGCCGCTTCCCGACTCCCCTCCTCGGGACATCACCCCCCCACCGAGTCCTGAG GACTGTGGACCCTGGTGCGGACCTGGGACTCAAAGGGGCCCCGCCAGCCCCTCGCAATCCGGTCCTGAGGCGACCCCCTGTCCTGGAGGACTACGTCAACGTGACCTCCACGGGCGGTGACCGGGCCTTTCTGGTGCTCCGGGCGGACCCCGGGGGCACGGGGGTGCAG aGCCCTTCCTTGGGCACCCAGTGGCGTGGACGTGGCCGCCTGGACCTGCTGGGTGTGCCTTTCGCTTCTCTGAAGGAGCAGGTTGACAGTGAG CGGCGGCAGCGATTGCTCGAAGAGGCCCAGCGGCTCTCAGAGACACTGCACAG CCTCAGGACAGAGGAGATGGAAGAGGAGACCCCTGAGGAGGTGCCGGCTAACCGCCAAGAAGACTCCCAGCACAGCCTCTGGGTGGATGAATTTGCGCCCCGGCACTACACGGAGCTGCTCAGTGACGAT TTCACCAACCGCTGCCTCCTCAAGTGGCTGAAGCTGTGGGACCTGGTGGTGTTCGGCCGAGAGAGGCCggcccggaagcccaggcccagTGTGGAGCCGGCCCGGATTGGCAAGGAGGCCACAGCTTCCAGCAAGTGGAAGAGCCACGACCAGGTGTTGGAGGAGATGCTCGAGGCTGAGCTAGACCTGAGCCGGCGGCCCCGGCAGAAA GTAGCGTTGCTATGTGGACCCCCTGGGCTGGGCAAGACCACTCTGGCCCACGTGATCGCAAGGCATGCTGGGTACTGTGTGGTGGAAATGAATGCAAG TGACGACCGCAGTCCTGAGGCCTTCCGCACGCACATTGAGGCGGCCACGCAGATGGAGTCGGTGCTGGGCATTGGCGGGAAGCCCAACTGCCTGGTTATCGATGAGATCGATGGGGCCCCCACG GCTGCCATCAACGTGCTCCTCAGCATCATTGACCGCAAGGGCCCGAAGGAGGCAGAGCCGGGGGGCCGGGCCACGGTGGCGGGTGAGGGGCGGCGGCCGCGGGCAGAGGGGGGTCTCTTGATGAGGCCAGTCATCTGCATCTGTAATGACCA GTTCGCGCCCTCTCTGCGGCAGCTGAGGCAGCAGGCTTTCCTGCTCCACTTTCCACCTATACTGCCCTCCAGGCTCACACAGCGGCTGCAGGAG ATCTCCCTCCGGCAGGGCCTGCAGGTCGACCCAGGTGCCCTAGCAGCCCTCTGTGAGAAGACAGACAATGATATCCGAGCCTGCATCAACACCCTGCAG TTCCTGCACGGGCGAGGCCAGCGGGAGCTGAGTGTTCAGGCTGTGCGGACCACGCACGTCGGCCTCAAGGACCAGCGCAAGGGGCTCTTCTCTGTGTGGCAGGAGGTCTTCCAGCTGCCCCGGGCCCAGAG GCGACGTGTGGGCCAGGACCCAACTCTGCCCACCCACACACTCCTGCTGGGCGATGGGCTCCCGGGGTTGGGGCACCGGGCTGCCGAGGCACCCCTGACCATGGCTGCACAGCGGTTCTACCATATCCTGCACATGGCTGCCTCCTCGGGCGAGCATGAGAAGGTCGTCCAG GGCCTGTTTGACAACTTCCTGCGCCTGCGGCTGCGGGACTCCAGCCTGGGCACCGTGTGTACGGCCCTCGACTGGCTAGCCTTTGAGGACATGCTGGGCCAGGCCGCCCACCACAGCCAGAGCTTCCAGTTGCTGCGCTACCAGCCCTTCCTGCTTGTGGCCTTCCACTTGCTGTTCGCCTTCAGCCATGTGCCAAGGATCGCCTTCCCAAGTAGCCAGCAGGAG gcccagaACCGGACAAGTCAGGTGCAGAACCTGATCCAGACACTGGTGTCAGGTATTGCTCCGGCCACTCGCAACCAAACAGCGCCCCAGGCCCTCGTCCTGGACACCCTCTGCCTGCTCCTGGACATCCTCGTGCCTAAGCTTCGCCCT GTGAGCACGCAGCTGTACAGCACGCGTGAGAAGCTCCAGTTGAGCAGCCTAGTGGGCACCATGCTTGCCTACAGCCTAACCTACCGCCAGGAGCGCACGCCTGACGGGCAGTATGTCTACAGGCTGGAGCC GAACTTGGAGGAGGTCTGCCGCTTCCCTGAACTGCCTGCCCGAAAGCCCCTCACCTACCAGGCCAAGCAGCTTATTGCCCGTGAGATTGAAATGGAGAAGATGCGGCGGGCAGAGGCCTTGGCCCGAGATGGGGACAGCCCCCAG GTGGATGGCAGTCCCCCCAAGGCCAAGGGCCCGCAGGGGGCTGCTGGGGGGAAAGGGGCACAGCCACCCACCGCACGCAGCCACGAGCAGCGGCTGGAGCGCATCCTGAAGAGAGCAGCCCTGGAGGACCAG ACCGAGAGAGATTTCTTCGGCCGTGTGGTCATCAGGAGAGCAGCAGCCCTGAGCGCAG AGAACACAGCCCCTGAGACGGACGCGGTCGAGCAGCGCATGGGCACTGCGGTGGGCAGGAGCGACGTCTGGTTCCGCTTCAAGGAGGGCGTCTCCAACGCTGTGCGACGCAACCTGCACATCAGGGACCTGCTGTAG